The Haliotis asinina isolate JCU_RB_2024 chromosome 2, JCU_Hal_asi_v2, whole genome shotgun sequence genomic interval TAATAGTTACCATGGCGTAAGTACGTCAGCTGAGGTGAAATATGCAAATTTTGCTCAATTTAGTGGCTGCTTGTAATAGCTCAGACTTAAGCTAGATTTACAGTGCCAGCCCACTGAGATACGgggggatgtcaatacgtttgagccttgcatagaaaaacacaaaatattggtatcaaccacatttatttttcaacatagtccccttgtgagtcaagacacttgttccatcttttctgccaggcgctgatgccatctctgtagaaggcgccattttggtcctcaaaccaagcctcagtagcagcaataagcgcattatcatcctgaaatctacgaccacgcaagtgtttcttgagatttgggaacagatggtaatcactaggtgccaggtctggagagtagggggatgCGGTAAgctttcgtacccgcattcctggacagcagcggctgcaacgcgagaggtgtgtactggagcattgtcttgatgtagaagaataccaagTCTGATCTTGCCCAGGCGCTTCTctttgattgactgtcgcacttgcctcaacaggTTAGCGTAAtcttccccattcattgttcttccttttggtaagtaatctatgtggatgactcctttgctatcccagaagactgtcgccattaccttctgcactgatctggaggctttgaactttttggtcctgggaaaagtgacatgtttctatTCCATGGATcttctttgctctcaggatcatagtggtggatccaggtttcatcacaggttactagcctaaagtgaaaatcgtctggattcttgttgtatctggttagcatggagttacttatggtgacccttgtttgcttcatttcatctgtaagcattcttggcacccatcttgcgcacaccttagacatgacgagatgttcatgaagaattgtctcgatggatccgtgtgaaatgcctgtggtctcctctaactcgtggagtgtgattcgacgattttccagtacaagtctatgcactctgtcaatgttttcctgacttgCTGTTGTGCGaactggacgggggtcatcgagactctctctaccatgcttaaattcattgacccatcgtttgatggtagtagatgaaggggaagacttcccataaactgctgaaagccttttaTCAATGTTCTTCCCCAAGTTTCCTTCAAAAAcgtaattactgctctatactcaattttattcaatttcaCTGCCGTgaagggggtctctttctgtcaatgtgagctgttcaataacttctgagagtaggataccaaaacttatatatcacatcagctacatcccaaggttcaatgtcgtaccataggctgtgacaactgggtatgaaaaatgctcaaggcgcaaaacttattgacatcccctcgtaccaTGCCGCCGTTAAACATGAATACTCAAACACATTATACCGACTCCGAGTCTTGTTGTACCCATAAATGCCGAACGTCaagcagggaccaacaagtaccacatTTTgtcgtcttttggtatgatgcggccggggatcgaacccgtgaCCTTACGCTCTCCGAGCAGACGCtccaaccactacaccacagaggtGGCTACATGTGTCACAGCCTGTTACCCGAAGGTTAATAGTTACTATGGAGTAATTACGGAAGCACCTCGGTACCTCCTCTGTCTAAAGTTGTACCGTGAGTTCAATGCTGAAGTAAACAGGGTTCCGTCTTTCTAGACCGCAAACTAGCAACTGGAGAAGCAATTAAGCATCATGGTTGCAAATGTAAGAAATCCAAAACTTCCAGCGAACTGAGAAGTTATGGCAGATGATTTTACTTTAATTAGgaaactgacactgaaacatatacacagggAAATAAGTTAAGCATCCTCGGTACATTGTTTAAAGGTTGTGCGTTTCCACTAATACCAGTACATACATCTTGAAAGTGTTTAAGGGTCATATTTCTGTAAAATCATATCTTGGCCAGAGGAAAGCAAAAAAAAGGACAGCTTTCTTCAACGTTTTAAAAACGGATATAGCACAATGCACTGATCACCTGCTTTGGTTGGACATGATATCTGTTTAAATATGGAGCTAGATAGGGGATCAAACAACATGAACTGAATATGACGAGAGATTCGTATGTAACTTATCCGTATGGAACGTTATCCGATCAGTGACTGGTTTCATATATTGATAATATACAATATAAGATTAGAATGAGTTTACTTATGATTAAAATCGCTTATTCACCAATGTAGGGAAATATATCACTGATATTTCAAATCATTCATTTTGACAGGTTATACGAAAAGAATGACGAAGGGGACACTATGTAACTTCAGCTGCTATCAACAAAAGTTCACAACTGCGGCACGAAAGATAGAACAGAAAGTTACAGAGACAGGATACCacaaaatgattacaggtaGCGATACATAACCAAAATAGTCCTGACTGTCGCCATCGTGAACTCGCGTAACCTTCGTTCGTGGAGAGAAGAGAAGTGAGGTGAAATTCGTATCTCAACAGCACGATTTCACCTCGTATACTCACTGAGTAGTTACttgtttaatgggcattctagaagttggtgagtcaaaaacaAAACGTACAGCTTTTTGGATTACGTAATAAATAAGacgttgtaatccataaagctgcatgtttcatttttcactGAATAGTTTATTCACTGATTCAGCAAGCTGAAAAATGCCAGTATTCCACGCATGCATCAGGGAATGACAGGACGCAAATTCAAGCTTAGTACTTATCATTGATGATCATGACCCACAttacaataacagtaactgaacTGCAACAATCTTATAGTGttaatgataatatttaagtgtctgcTACCCCAATTTTGTACTCTAGGGCTCCTGAAATTTAAAAGTACGAGTCCCAGGAACCCCAAAAACACGAATGACACGTTTGTTTACCAAAGCCATTTCCAATCATCACCCATTCGTGTGCACACAAAAGGTGTGCACACCTTGTTTGGTGGACTAGGTGGTCGGTTACAATGTATcactatgtaaaacaacacattgtAGTAAGTATCTACACCTAGAATTACAGTCGATGAGATGTGAGAAAGTTGGTGCTAAAGGTATCCCACTTACTTGACATaatttaaaaataacatttggtATTAGTGATCTTGTGCTATTTATCTCAGTGGTGGACAATTAGATTTAATGTGTTTGCGTATAGTGTAGAGATTCGGCACATTTTTGTCAGCGAGGCGTTGCGTTTGCTATACATCAAAATGACCGCTTCGGGACGTCATTTACTTAATTTACGAGTTATATGATAATTACCGCGATCCGCGAATCGAGGTTATAATGGGAGTAAATTAAAGGAGAAAACACTCCTCAAAGTTTTTGTTAGCAAATGCAATCACTGTTCTTTAACGGTTCAGCTTGCTGAATAAACTATTCAGTGAAAAATGAatcatacagctttatggattacaacttcttatttattgcGTTTTaattttgactcaccaacttctagaatgcacATTAAACAAGTAACTACTCAGCGTCCTCTCTAGCAACGATTCTTGCTAGGGGAAAATAATTGTactttgaaattgaaatggaaTTGGTTTCAAAGCCTCATTTACATATCTTCTAAACTTGaatgttaacgtttacactcaAGTGAATTAGGGTGAAAATCAACAAGTTACAAATCAACCAAAAGTGAAAGACCTTAACAGGTTAAAATCGACCAGAAGTAAAAGGCACCGACAGGCACCTAAAGCAAAACCTACTTTGGTTTTCATGAGCGAGAATTAACCCAGAAAGGGATGTGTAAATTCAATTAACATTTTATAAATTAGGTTACGGCTCTGTACTTGTGTGTGTTACTAAAAGTGCTATATTTATGAGACATGCATGTGTTCCTTTTGTTTCGTCTGTCATCAATCACCCTCTTCGTCCAGGTGACGCATCTCCGTTAGACTTCGCCGATTTCCGAGCTTGGCCCAATATACCTCAAAATGCAGGTTTGGAGAAACCAGTGGTTTTGACGCCCCATCTTATGAGACACGTGTATGCAGATCcaaagttcatcatcatcttAAGAAATCCAACTGATAGGTGGgtacatgttttgtgtttttagaaatatcctAACTCCTAGCTtcaagtgtttgtttgtgtattgaTAGACAGCTCAACATTTGCTACGGATAAGGTTTTAATGATATCatagtttcatttttgttttcccccgtgaaggtccgggttagaattggtcttcagtaacccgtgcttgccgtaagaggcgactaaccggatcgggtcgTCAAGTTGACCTCTGTCATCCGTtaccagttgtgcagattgatgctcgtgcggttgatcactggattgtctggtccgggtcgattatttacagacctccccCATATAGttagaacattgctgagtgcagcgtaaaagtaaactcacctTTCTACAACAAACAATGGTACCGCCAACAAgtcattgtttgtgttttgtttgaatgtATCGTGTGTTAGAGAGCACGACGCCATTTGGTGCAGAGGACGAAAACAAATTTCAGCTCTTATTTCCCTTCATCTGGGCTACAAAACATCGCAACGTCTTTGGTGTCAACCAAAGTGTGActatagtttgtttgcaatgaaAATGTATCGATATATTTTACTTTAAACGAAAAAGTGAATCCGATACAGTGAAATAAAGATAGGGAATCCTCATAATTTCACCTTGTGAAATGAACCTTTACACACATtgaatgaaacaccgagaataCGTAGGGTTGGTCTGTCTGGTTGGATGTTTAGAACATGTCCACTCATTAATATAGAAGTGCGTGGGTATTTCGTCACTTTTAAAAAACGAATCTTCTCTCTGTGGAAACGCAATGTTTGATCTGGTAAGTCTTAAGGAGATaggatacaaaatatcaaaatgtcaagaaattgcTAAATTTGGTGTCATTTTGTAGAAACATGTGTCCCGAATCTAATTATGTAACAAAAATAGCAAGTCACCGAGGCATTTATTGACAAGTTGCTCCCTCTTGTGCTACCGTCTGTGAAAAGTCATATGTCAATAAAAATTGTCCTAAGAGtaaattgttttcttttatttttcaatatgtGGGATTTTTATAAAGATATTTGCGTATTGACATTAAATAAAGCAGGAAATTCAATTTTCAAGGCAGTATATAAGATTTGACATTGATTAACTTctgaaaaacagcaaaaaaatattgtaaatataagATTTGTTCATAAAATGAATTTTCAATTAGTAAATTCACTCTAAATTAATATtaaaaaatgtaacaaaaatatGTTACCGGGTGGTATCAACATTATCTCCAATTAAAACAGCATACCGAAATTAAATTTGATAACGAGATAACTCTTGCCCTGTTTTACCTCAGGATAAATCCTTGTGTGGTCAAAATATCCTGAAGGCATTCGTCCCTACTCGTCCCTACTCGTCCCtactcgtccctttccgtaacctccaagaagacttGTCCCCTCTCTCGACGACTGTCATGTGCGAAAATATGACGAACCAGTCTGTACCAATCAGAACGCGAGTAATGACTGCAGAGCTTTGACTAAAAATAATCCGCATTACAGGTATGTTACTGTTTTtaaatcatgaaaaaatatatcgTCATAGTGAAAGTACTGAGAACGTAGCTAACAGAATTGTGCTGTCTAATatgattttttcaaaaataatcaTGTGACTGACAGtgagagattcaaatacacGCACATGCGTCTGTTGACATAAGGTATCTCACTGGTGTGTTCCGGCGGTATTGTGGGCTTGTTAATGGTGATTGTACGCGCGTTTTCATCAGGTTTAGGAAATATACCAAAAATTGCTAcgagtttcaaaacaatatcataTCTGTATGTAACTAATCACGTTTAATCTATAACATTGGGTGACCCGTAAAGGTcacgaggtagaataggccttcagcaacccgtgcttgccataaaaggcgacaatgcttgtcgtaagaggcgactaacgggatcgggtggtcaggcttgctgacttggtttacacatgtcatcggttccgagttgcgtagatcgatgctgatgttgttgatcactggattgtgtggtccagactcgattatttacagaccgccgccatataggtggacttgctgagtgcggcgtaaaacaaaactcattcactcactcactatagcaTTGGGTGAACATTTCACATATCTGGGAATATATCTGACTTTTCTTATAGTCATTCATATAGTTTTCAGCGAATTCAGTTAAAACTCCGCTAGGGGTATGATAGCAAAGTTACACGGATGttcagtttgagaaatatttgttATTCTCGAATTTCTGCTTCTGGATTTAATGTagctgtgtttttgtttgtttgttttgttttgttttttgggttttttttgggggggttgtaAATTTTGTTTGCACATTTGCTAAAACAAATCTAATTTGTGAATATTAAACCCTTTTCCGAAAGATAATTGTTAATCTAAGATGAACATGTGGTAATGATTACGTCAGAATGTGTCTTAAACACATATGTTTTTCTCATTCATTTAGTTGTATCGAGGaggtttaattatttacaatacatcagcgaaaacaaaaacagcaagacAATGCATGACTACTTCGGTGGTATAAGTAACACTGGGATCAAATAGGAACAGTTATGGTTTCTTTTTAAAGTAGTTCTAATGTTCCTACTCCAATATGAAATCCTTCGAGGGGGGCACGAGTCGCTGTTCGTCTTGTCCCGGAATACCACGAGTTGATCACGAATGCATACGAGAGGAGCACGAgtcgctattcggcttgtcccggaataactcAAGCTGATCACGAATGACCATGAAGTATGATTAGAAGCAAtgtaaagggaaataactgcgtAACATCAATACATGCTCATACTGTCACATCGCGTCGCATACGGTAAATGACTGGGTTtcgttttacgcagcttttgcaatattccagctaataatatcacggcgagggacaccagaaatgggcttcatacactgtacccatgtcaagaatcgaactcaggtcttccatgtgacgagcgaacgctctaaccactaggctaccccaccgccccagttgAGATAGTAACCGTGCAAGCAAACAGAAGTGTTGCTAAGCTACTAGTATGAAATTGAAAAAACGAATTTCTAAGGTAATAATTTCAGTGGAATCAGTCTGAATTTATAACTTAAGTAATGTGAATGCAGGTTATATTCTGAGTATATGATGAGAATCGGGCAGTCGGCAGAGGATTTCCATGAAGCTGTCAGTCAAGATATTCAGACCGAGAAGACCTGTATGAAGAACCATACCGTGGAACAATGTATGTACAGCCTGGACGTAGCAAATAAACTTCGGGTAAGAATTTCTGGAAAAACAGCAACCAGAGATCgtcaagaatgagtgagtttggttttacgccgcactcaacaatattccagcaatctggcgacggtctgtaaataatcgagtctgtacaagacaatccagtgatcaaaagcatgagcatcatttaGCATCGATCTAGGCGATATGCGGACATGTGTTAgcccagcgagcctgactacctgatcccattagtcaccttaAGACTGTTATGAACATTTAAGAGTATTATAAGACTTAAAGGTAAATCATTCAAACAACTGATAAAAACACATAATACAATGTCtttataataaaataatgtattttcTTTCAGCTTCGCATATTTTTGGGGTGCTATTCAGTGTTTATGCAACAATGGCTGAAGGTGTTTCCACGAGACCAGTTCCTGATCTTGCGAACGGAGGACCAGGACGATGATCCCAAAGCTCGGCTAAGCACAGTATACGAATATCTGAAACTGAGTAAGTTTTCATCTCTTTCTTCTATAAGTTTCTTTTTAGTTGTACAATACGTTTTCCAATTATTTCACTTGAACAATTGACTAGACTGTGCGTGCGTTTATGCCAGGTGCcaaggggggtggggggaggggggagggacaggatacgctcaccttttcgcggacacctggtatcatcactatgtaattgtgattcataaacacactcTTGTCGTATCGCATAGCgaaaatcactggattgtctggtccagacccgaatgtttacaaacaacatcgtacagctgtaattctgctgaaacaaaattaatacaTATTCATGATAATTATAGCAGAAGTGTACGACTGATTCTTCTGTTAGCAGAGCTTTCTTCTGGGTGTAGAAAATCTTCAGTTGCTTTAATTTCAGTAAACGATTCCGATACATGGAATCTGAGAAATATGAAATGATGTCATTTCCGTTATTGAAGCAGCAACATCTTAAATCAGCAGAACAACACAGTTATTAATACGTGAGGACAGCTCAatcaaaatgtcattgtatttcaGATTATACTGAAGACACGTTGGCCTCCATCACCCGTGCCCCTCACAAGAACGCCAGTAAGAAGAAGGAAAGAATGGGACCTATGCTTCAAAAGACCCGCGTTATACTGGACGGATATTACAGAAGATACAATCAGGATTTGGCAGATATGCTGCAGGACAAGACGTTTCTCTGGTCCACATAGTATTTACCTTAAAACTTATCTCAGGCGATATACAACcataaacaagtaaacacaAACAGTCCTGGGAATTTCACGTTTCAGGCAGTATTTATACATTCAGAATCCTGAACCAAACGGAAACATTCTTTAAATCGGTTTTTTGATAAACTGCTTTTAAAGAGATATCTCATTCTAAATGTCTGTTAAATCTGGCCGCGGCAAGGTaccctagtgattaaagcgtccgttcgtcacgcggaagaccctagttcgattccccacatggttataatgtatgagtcccatttctggtgtcccccttcgTGATATTGCGTGATATATTCCTGAAatcagggtaaaactaaactcacacaatGTAGTTCATTTTCCTAAAAATATAGTTGCGGGGTCAAAGGGATAATCTCAGCTATATTTACGACAACAGATACAAATACTAATTTATCTAAAACTTAATTCCActtatgtaatatatattcaaCAGACTGAAACAGGATTAATTCGTTCAAGAATTTCCCTgttcaatatattttcaaaatcaaaatttcgGTGAAAAGGTACTTAATAAGGATGGGAAaacccagggagttgagattgataatacaatgtacCGTTCGAgtttgacatccagtgatccagGGAAAATCATTTGAAGCGCAGCTGAGCTGaatattggcgctatacaaatactATATTAGTGTGATGTGATGATATAGCTTCACTATTGCTACTAAACAACCCTATCACCTAGGAGACCATGCTCTAAATAGCTTTGGTCTGTATATGAATTAAATTTAGTATTTAATACATTGAAAGTTACAGGAGTGTTTGATATTGACGTAGGGATATAAGAGCGACTTCTCTATATGATAACTCTGCTCCTGTTAGATTCCAGCGGCACTTCATAACACCGGAGTACTCATACATCGTATCgcctttttgtttttgcttatttATCTTAGAGAACTCGATACAATTAAAAGAAGGAGAAAAAcatttgttcaaaatatttctcaaattgAACATTGGTGTAACCTTGCTGGCATGCCTTTAGTGGAATTAATGAATTTGCCGAAAAATGTATGAAGGAGCGCAAAAAAGTCAGACTAGAATATTCCTACATATGTGAATTACATGCCCATTGTTAACAATAACATATGGCTAggtacatacagatatacattgtattattaTCGTTTTGAAACTCGTAGAGAATTATAATTGTTCTTAAAACTGTTggaagcgcacgtacaatcacCACAAACCCGCAACATCAGAAATTCACTCGATTGTAACATTTTTAGTCATGTGTAAGCCTTGGCACTTATATTCACAGCTTCTATGTGGCTCTCAGATTGTTGATAATGATTCAAAAGGAACACAATCTCCAGAGGTTGTCTGTTGGTTAAGGCTACACAGTTTTACAGCCATAACACTCCTCTATTccatttggacaagacaatccagtgaacattgatctgcacaactgagaAAAGATGGCAAACATCAAATCTCTGGGCAGAAGTGAGAATATTTTTACGTGCTTTTACCATCACAACAGCAATATCACCATGGGGTCTATGAGCAGGGCCCCTTGACTCCATCAATCTCATCCAagagcatgggttcctgaagaccaattctgaccgtGATCTAAAAGTTTCAATCAGAGACAAAGAGAAGGTTTGGGCAAAACTGTGTTTATTTCTTGGTAACTTTATGGACAATGGTTATGTACAATGGTATTCAGATGGCAAGAAATGGATATATAGAAACATACAGACGTGGGGAAAGTAACAATGTTTACAGTGTTTCACAATTCATGAGATCATACACTAGCAGATGACGTTCTACTTTAGAAATAATTAGCAACTGCCTCCTAGCAACTCCATGGCATACATACACCCTACCCTGCACACCCATGTAAAGGAAATAGTGAATAAAACACATCACAAGAGAGTCAAATCTGGAAAAACTTCCACTAAGTCTTTGCAATAAATTTCATATTATCAATGCACTAATACAAGTGTTTCCCCACAAATTATTTTTTGCTCATTAATGAATATATTAGGTTCAGCTGAATGTGTGAGTTATTTTTTTAagctggttttagcaatattccagaaatatcacagcaagggacaccagaaatgggcttcacatatttaaGCAATgtggggaaatcgaacccaggctaCAGCATGAGGAGTTAACGCCTTTGCCACTAAGCTACCACACTGCACCAAGTAGGTTCAAAATCAGCAGCTGCATTGTTGAAGCCATATAGCAATGAAGATGAGTGATAGAATAGAAATGCAGGTTATCAATAAATCAAAGTTATACCCAAAAGTACTTTCATCATATTTAAGCAGCAGTTTTTTAGCAAATTAACAAAATCagcaaaacattaaaaaaaattacataACTGAATCTACACTATCATACCATGCCATGGAGTTGGAAATTAACTTGGTACTTCATCTTTTTACAAAATTAAATTCCTTGGGAATTGTTCACAGCATGAAGCAGCCTGGAACCTGGATCCTGATCCACAAAGAATTTGTACCGTTACAGCCTTGTAATTCTGTAGTTTATCATAAGTTAACAAATGCCATAGTGCTACTTATGTCTTGTGGACTGGGACACTGAGGCCCATGTCATAAGGCAATCATAGCACAATGACCTTCATaagtccatgttaaagtatgggagttaagatcaTCTTAACACTACGATCACTTTGTGAGATGGGGCCCTGGCTTGGAGTAGTCACATCCAGCACTTCACTATCATGTTTAAATGTAAAGACAATAGTGATATAGTAAGTACTTTGAAACctgtcaaaatttacatattgcACATTTGTTTAAGTAAATCTATCGATCTTCCCATATTGTCCATCAACTTACCCATGTCGTGACGACATTGTTAGTTCCATTCGTAAATCAATCAGCTCAACAAACGTAAATAATTAATTTCACAATGGCAAATAAATAATGTTTCGTAACGAAACCAGATTATTAGAAAACtgtaataaaaaataacaacaaactgTTCAAACAAGGACCTTGCAGCAGATTTGTAAGCATATATAATGACATGTCATAACAACTAAGGCAGGATAAATAAACACTAAACTGGTTTTCAGGCAAGGAGATGTGAAAAGCATGTAACCTTCTTAGATATGACCAGTCCAATTTTTATGTGCGTGTCTCATCTTCATTCTCAACCTACTAGATCAATGATGGGCAACCAAAATAAGAACAGATAAATAAAACCTTTTTTTCCTCATTGTGTAACACATTTTCACGTTAAGAATATTTGgaaatagtctttcaaatgaATTCATGATAAAGATGGAACTGCCATCTTGTTAAACTAATCTTTAACAACCATAGCTGCAGAAGATCATATCCTTTTTCCCACCATATCAGGGCAAATTATCTCTGCCAAAAagactgactaactgatgttggttttacaccgcttttagcaatattccaacaacatcactgCGGGGAACacgagaaatggacttcacacattgtacccatgaggggagtTGAACCCAGATCTACAGCGTGACAAGCCAACATATTAACCACTTGCCTACCCCCTCGCCCCTCTGCCCAAAGGAGAAAATCAAGACAGAAAACTTTATATATTCAATTCTGAGAATGTAAACAGATAGAATAAGCTTGCTGGGTGCCTTCATGAGGAGTGAGTTCAGTGTCCAACAATGCCTGAGTGCCAAGAGTGTTGTTAACCTAAAACACATTGACTATGTTTTCTACAATTACTCATGTTTAATAACAGTTGCAACTTGCAGATTCAGCTAATTTTTTTTCCTGGATTCAGTTTGGCatttaaacaaaatttcattATAGATTTGTAGATTGACAGCACCCTATTTGAAACACTAGAAAACTGTCAACATAGAATTTGAAAATacaattttttttctaaagAAAAAACTTTTAATAAATGGTATCATATGAACCTGTTTTTAACTAATACCATCTCTGGAAAGAGTCAAGTCTTCAACCCCAATTAACAATTCAAAAAAGCAGGCtttaagggagacaacttgCCAAACCTCAATAAAACCGGTGTTCCAGGAATTAACCTGTGGTAAAGAATCATCCAGGAGACAAACATCCTTACCACAAACTAAATATTGACAACCCAGTTGGCTTTGAGACGGCACAGCTATCCTAGTCAGGTTGGGTTGGAGAAAACTGTATTCCCAGAGGCACGCAAACACTGCTTGCTTCACAAATAGGTGTAAGAGGCAATGACAAATAGTACGATTCTCGCCTAGCTTCCGGCATGGGAGCTTGCCCTAATGAGCTGTTTGATAGCTCACCTTGTGGGGACCAGGTCAtaaaacattcacaaatatttttttcaaattttgttttgtttaatattCAGTTCTCAACAGCCTCCAAGACTGTCAGTTCATAATTATGATGCACACAAAACTAAAATAATCTGTCACCTCTCAACACTGTCTCGGATACAAAGAAGTTTTGTATTTGCTGTTGACACCAACCCTATGGAGAAAGACCAACCCTGACTTTTTAATGCTGTGATATTTTCAGCGCAGCTTTTGCTTTATGCTGCAATTTCACTTTCAATCCCAGACCACACATTTACAATTTATAGCATCAGGTGGTAATTGATACGTTTTGTTTAAACTGAAGTCAATTCCATGAACGCTTGACTCAATGTTCAGCTCATTGTACAACCGAAGCACACAGACTTggtgaatttagaatgggcgcGGCATCATTTGCCAAAGTGACAGGATATGTCGCTCAAATACACACCCCTGGAGGAAATCTTCTACAAATTTGTACAGGGCCAAACCCACTCTTCTCACAGGTTTTTCTGAACATTGGATAAAACCTGTCAATGTTGTGAAATGTTCTTCCCTCCTTTCTGTGCATGCCACAATGCCAGTGTACAAGTAAAAACACTTCTCATGCCAAATATATTAGCAGAATTAACAACTCTATCGTTACATACATAAACTTACTAGA includes:
- the LOC137274715 gene encoding carbohydrate sulfotransferase 15-like, which encodes MTRDIQCVGAARDEAEDLFCMERPKYLPNFKNPCWYAKEDGKFRLKCVPYYHILGVSKSGTTDLSYRIRAHEDVLNCNDCQHNKEIFYWCRTRYGYTKRMTKGTLCNFSCYQQKFTTAARKIEQKVTETGYHKMITGDASPLDFADFRAWPNIPQNAGLEKPVVLTPHLMRHVYADPKFIIILRNPTDRLYSEYMMRIGQSAEDFHEAVSQDIQTEKTCMKNHTVEQCMYSLDVANKLRLRIFLGCYSVFMQQWLKVFPRDQFLILRTEDQDDDPKARLSTVYEYLKLNYTEDTLASITRAPHKNASKKKERMGPMLQKTRVILDGYYRRYNQDLADMLQDKTFLWST